The Carettochelys insculpta isolate YL-2023 chromosome 9, ASM3395843v1, whole genome shotgun sequence genome includes the window AACTACTGCTTTTAGGTAAAATTAAAGGAAGATGTCATTTTTCTCTAATTATTTTTAGTTTTCTAAAATGGACCAGTTCTACATGTGTCACTCCCATGAAAGTTAATATGAACTTTGTATGTAACATGCTAACAAAAATAGACaatgtttaaaaattgtttgtGTTTCTTTGTCATATCTTAGGTTACCTGCAAACCACCTCAGAGCACCTCATCTCACTTGAAAGCTTCTGTATCTGTTGCTAAACCATTTTCCTCAAATATTGCAAATATTCCAAGAGAGCTTATTGATAATGTTTTGGATGAAATGGACCATTGTGTACCTCTTCTGGAAGTCTACCCTGTTGAGGGGCAGGATAGATTAGTCTTTGATATTGCTCAGGCTTTGGATGTTGTGAGGTATTTCACTATTTCTCCTATACTTTAGCTATATAGATAGGCTAAAATGTTGACTGAAGAACTGTACCTAAAACACAGAAGGATTAAACGGATTTACTTTGCTTCACTAATAGCATAAGAGTATTCACAAAGTGGGTTTAAAATGCAATAATGGTGGAAAAAGTATTTTGATGAAGTCCAGTTAATGCCCCCCAAAAAGCCGTTGCAATTTGATTGGATTTATTTAGCCCAGGAGTGAATAGCTCCTGAACTCTTTACCTTTTTCTAACTTGAAAGGTGTTAACTCTTTTATCTTAATGTGTTTGATATATTCAAGGTTTGTGGCACAGTAAATTAAGTAATGTCATTCAGGAATTTTCtgataaaattattttctttagaaCAGGTTAATCTGCAGAAACCAAAACTGTTTGCAGAAATGGATCTTTTTCAATTGTTCATTTcaacttgaaaatattttgccATTTCCTTCTAACTTAACAATGTAGTGTCACCAAGTTGGACATGTTTATGGAACTGATTGCCTAATGCTCCAGTTTTTTCTCTGCTCAAAGGACTTGGAGAATCCCCTAGGACTGAACACTAAGCAGGCATTTGTTCCATTGTGCACGTCTTACTCTGCAGTaagggaaaagtgtgtgtagactctctgctggctactttgatgtagtgccaatcttcaaagttagttcctagtgtataTGCAGCCTTACAGTTTTTTCATAGGTGATCCCACTTCTCCTTTAAATGTTCAGACATATGGCCATTTCCTTGGCAGAACAGCACTGTGGCTTTTTTAAGTAATTTTGTAGTATAGCTACGTGGACTTCAGTAAATTCCTGAATCATTTTGAAACAGATGTTTTGTCTATTTTAAACAGCTTTTGGACAATAGTTCCcacaggttctcttttggctttcttTCATTAAAATTTTCACATGTtgaaaggaggaaggagacaactaaaacaaacaaaataaacccattctcaaataactttttttttccttgtggttTATTCTTGATGGTTCAAGTTTTCCTCCTGTTTATGTAGATACGTCTTATTGGCTAGTTGCAATGGATTACTGAGCACCAGGTGCCCATAATGAAGAAAGGTCAAATTTATTTACTTTCGTGTCTCTTTACCTTCTCTGGAGTGACCATCCAGTAttctgtgagattttttttctaggtTGTCCCCTAATTTGCATCAGTTTCCAGATGGAGGGCAAATGTCTAAGTTCTTCCTTTTCTCTCTGTGGAATACTTTTGCAGAGAGATGGAGTCTTATGATTCCCTCATATTAGTATCTTCCTTTGGTGTAAGTGGTTTCTTCCATTTCCCTGGGTTATAACTGGAATTCCTAATTTATCATTTTAGTATGAGTAGTTGGCTGGGGAGTTACAGGGCAATCACTTCTCTTATCAGCCTTAATTGCTAGCACTACATTAAAAAGCTagtggattatttttattttattatgaaggtttttttttctaattcttcaGGCTTGGAAGATGAGGAAGAATAGCCTAATTATAACAGATCATGGAGCACTAGGTGCccatttcaaagaagaaaaatgaaggatATGTAACAATTTTATCTTTTGGACAGCTGTAAGCAAACATATATGGGTGAACTTACAGATGCACTATTGAGGTTTTTAACTAAGGCCACTGGTGAAGCAAAGTGAGAACTCAAATTACAGTaatttttttagatttttttcagatatttttgcTGGGAAATAAAATTTTTGGTGGTGCAGCTTTTTGTGAAGAGAAAATGTTTTTCATAATTCGAAGTCACTATAGTTAAAACTCACAAGTTTGATTGGCAAAACAAatgtgacatttttttttcttgcttctcaAGAACGAATGTGGTGGCAGTATcataatgccagtatatcttttagGTTTTTCTACGATTTCCTCTGGAGGGACTGGGATGAAGATGAAAGTTGTGAGAGCTATGCAGCACTGATAGAAGAGAGAATTAAACTGTAAGTGTATTAACCTCAGAAAGGGAGTAAGGGTTTTGTGTGAGATTTTTGTTCAAGAAGGTTTGAGAGGGCCTCACTTTCTCAGGTCCACTCATAGTCCTTCAGGACACTACTCATCCTGTCATTGGGTCTCCAACAGTCAGTTATCACTTCCCAGAGATGCTGCATTGGTGCTTTTTGCCTTACAGCTAAGGCATACCTGAGTCCTACCCCTTTTGGGGTAATAAAAGCCAAAAATGAAGGAACACTAGGAACTAAAAACCAGGGTCATTGAAGGAATCTTCAGCAGGATCCTGCCTTTCTATTCAGGGCACATCTTCATGCAGCCAGGCCCTTTGGTCAGTCTTCCTGAGCCTGGTCATCTCATCTTTTTGTAGGCTCATCCAGACAGCAAGCTGAAGCCAAACTTGCCTCAGCAAGGGAGAAGCAAAGCCCTGCTGCCTTTTGGGTCAGCCCACACTGAGCTGGGACTCCTTTTAATTCCTCTCACCATAGCTGATAATCTCCCGCAGGTATAGCAACATGGGGCCAGTTGGGTCCAGAGTTGTTCATTAACCCCCTCATCAGGATGGGGCCTGTGAGAAATCCTCTATGACAAAAATATAGCTTCTTATTCTTGTTTTCACAGTTGGTGTGATATTGAGAATGGGACTATTCCTACTCCAATTGGTCAACGTTTTAGAAAAAATCTGGAGAAGTATAAAAACATTCATTTGGAATTGATTCAGTTCCAAAGTAACATTAAGGAAGAACCTACAGCAGAAGAAGCTATTGAATGCTGGAAAAAATACTATGAATTAGTAATGCTATGTGGCTTGCTGAAGATATGGGAAGACCTTCGCCTCAGGTAGCCTCTATCAGTAGTAGTTCTCAAAGCTGTCGATTGTGCCCCTAGTCTTTGTGTCTGTAGTTATTTGTGGCCCCTGCCACACAAGTACATTTACATCTGCTCAGCTCTGGAGGCAGAACAGAGAGCAGTGACCTGGCCAGGcacccacctctgaaggcagcaccatcagtagtacagaagtaagggtggcaatatgaAGGTGATGAAATTTGTCAAATATCACTCCAACACGTGTCCTCCCAGGGCTGATAACTGGAGCTTTGCCATTGCCTCCAAGTGAAGGGTTGGTGTGGGAGGAGTGAAGAGAGCCCATGCTAGATCCTGGGGAGAGACTGGAGGTGAGATGAGCCCTGGGATGGCTGGCCTCCCGCTGTTCTCTTTATCCTCTCTCTTTGCCTCCTGGTGTGCACAGCCCTTCTATACAAGCCTGAGCCACCTAGAGCTGGTAAAtggaactatttaaaaaaatgcacacaGCTTGCTCCCCGACACAATTTTGGGTGCACCTTATGGTTTGAGAGTAATATAGTTAATGCTTGAGGTCCTATAACAAAATCCATTGTAAACATTGGAATTCCGTGGTTGTTCTTTCTAAATTTTAACAGACATTATAATTAATTAGAGTGTTAGGTAAACTATGCATTAGAAAAAGTTTCCTGCTAGTTGCTGATATTGAGGTATCCTCCCTAGTGGAGTTATTACATTAACTGATCGCTATTTACTGTCTGCTTGTTAGAAGTGTCAGTTAATTTTGGGTGCTGAACTTGAGAAGCCtgaagtgtggtttttttttggtttggtttttgttttgtttttttgtgtgttggTTTGATTTTTACTACTTACCATTTTAAAGGTTTTTCTTTATATATTGTAAAGACAGtggccattgatttcagttgcagTTATATGTGCTCAGCACTTAATGGGAATGAACCCACATCTGTCTCAAACCAGCCACTTAAAAATGAAGAATGAACAGTTAGAGGCCACCTGTGAAAAATTTTCTTTAAGTGGCAAGCTTGAGTCAataggaactctgtggcagagtcaggaataaTATTCAGTTCCCATAATGGCATTCAGATGCCTTAATGATAAGATAATATTTCTCATCCTGTAGTTTTCTGCCTCATTCATTATACATCTTCCAACTTACCTGCAACAAATGAGACAGCAGCCCTACAACAATCTCATTCAGGAAACAACCTTGATCGATTCCTACAGCACAGTATGTCCTGTTATCTGAAGGAGCTAGGAGttctgtgaggaaaaaaaataacacatttaaatTCTTTTTGACAACGTGCACAAGGAGACTGAATTAACATTTGCACAGCAAAACTCAATTTTAACATTTTCTAATATCTGAGTGCTTGAGTTAACAACATTACTGCTAGTTTAATGTCATTTTTAATATAAAGTATTCTTAAgcttaaattttaaaaagattcTATCATGGGGGAACATTTGATTCCTGCCAATAGGTCAAGAGCATATTTGGGATCTTTTGGATCATGGCACATCTCTCTGTCACTTGAGCTAACAATAATTGATATCAGCAAGATAAAAGATAAACGGCTTTCTGTGGGACTACACTAGATGGGGATTAGAGATGTATACTTTTAGTGGGTTTCACAGGGATTTACTTGACAGCAAAATAATGTTGAGACTTTGGAATAATGGATTTAGTTCCAGGTTCTGATGGGAAGTGTGGTTTAGTGGTTCCAGACACTTCAGCTCCTGCTTTTTTTCCCATCAGGGATGCCTATCCCTCTCCATCATCTGTTTCAGTCCTGCTTCTAATCCTCCTTCTCCCTGCTCTGCATCTCTTGAGGATTTAAGTTCTCATTGTTTTATAAAACAGAAGTGGTTTATTATGGGAGTTACTGAGGGAGGAAAAAGTATGATGCATAGATAATTTTGAAGAGTCCCTTTTCTATTCATAACCACAGTTAAAGGCGTGCTTACATTTTGTAAAAATGCATGAGGATTTTTTTGGGAGCGGGGAGGTAAGTTTTTATCTGAACACTACATTTGCTCATTTTGGTGGGGATTGGCTTTTAGTAAACCCTCAAGCTATGcgggggttgcatttctgcaacccctgtgtaactcgaaTTTTCGTGCAACTTGAggagagacaggaaccaggctgccacctggttcctggctcccctaggcttgcaggagctgggaaactgactagcccagcagggctggtcagtgtcctggctcccagagtggcagggagctgggaactaggaagcagcctggttcccatctccccactacTTGTgggacccaagaaactgaccagctggtcagtttcccaggtcccacaagcagtggggattTGGAaactaggcagcagcctggctcccagctcccttctgcttgctgtgaggggaggctgagcagggcagcagccttgttcagtttcctggttccagctagtggagtggagctgggaaccaggggcagcctggctcccctccactccttggaggcaggaaactaaccagggctgctgccctgctcagtttcctggctctgcaagcagaggggagccaggctgctgcctggttcccagcttcctgccagtccagggaccaggaaaccgttcctgtcaggggcagcaagagtcaggctgctgctccaacaggagcggtttcccgctcctgtcggggcagcagtcATGTTAACTCAAGATGTGCAACTTGATTTTGCGTATCTCTAGGGTTTACTCTACTAAGAAAATTATGTTGCAACAAAAGATGGAATCAAACTGTTGATCTTGCTtagaaaattacttttaaaaatgtcttaaaatatttttgactgGCCAGTACTGGTCAGTACTTTTTGAATGGATTACACTGGAACAGTGTTTAAATATACTTGTGTTTAGGAGTTTTTTtaatggtttttgtttgttttgaaacatGGGTCAGAGACCAGAACCCTAAAGACAAATTCGTGACATACATTCGTTTATAGGATTTTGAAGATGGCAGATAAGTGACTTGTCTCAACAAATTTGAAAATACCAAATGGCCTCTTTCTGCATATTTTGCATTTAACACTGTGACAGTTTTCTGGTCCTGGAGATGTCTGGTATGTTTGTCATGGATGAAGATGATGTTTAAATACATGTATCTGCAATAAATTcagcaaccttttttttttaaggtgaacTATTTTACATACTGTCAGAAATGCTTTGTCTAAAAATATATAGATTTTTCTCTAAATTACAGAGCTCACGGACCTCTGACACCAAGGATACTGAGGCGGAGGAGAGGATACAGAGATGATGAGAAACTTGTAACTCACATTGTAGCTAAAACAATGACAGCAGAAATGGTGAGGAAGACTTTGATTATATTTTTGTGAGTCAGAAGGATTAAATATGCTATACAAAGCCAAGGCCAAATGATTTAGAGGATAGTAGTAACAAAGCTGCCTTAAAAGAGATTGTTTTCAGAAGTGACCGCTAAACTTCTACTTTCTGTTCTAACTGAAGTGGTCACATAGAATCTTCTCTCAGTGCATGGAGTGATAGAGAACATAAATCTCTAATCGGTAATCAGTCCCTTAGTCTGAAATGGTCTGTTGGTGTGTTCAAACCCACTCAGGTAGCTTGCTAGTGAGAAACTTTGTTGTCAAAACTCCTCATACATGAGTGATAGAATCATgaactcgagaggtcatcaagttcagacCCCTTctcttgtggcaggaccaagcaccatctaacttagtgtttcttaaactttttgagaccacagaacaccaaacaaaaataatcctccccactcctgtccataggatggctggatTGGCTGCCACAGGCCCCCCCAAAAAGCACAGGGCCTAAGATGGCTGCCCAGTTCATCCAATGAACTCTGCATATGCTCTGTCTTGGACAATGAGCTGTACTCTCTAatctcccttccccttcctctcaaGCTCTCATAGACTGTCTGCTTGGTATGAACACATGAGGGTTGAGTTTCCCTCACTCAATACTCTGTTCTGAGCAACTCCTACCTCCAATGAAGAGTTGGACCAAGAAGGAACAGCAGTGATGGGAGTCTCCACAGCAACCTGCAATAGGTGCATTCTTCCTTGGTCTCCACGTGGGCTGAAGATTTTCTTCTTGCAACACAACTTGGAAGGGGAGCTACTGGTGGGGATCAGCTGCTACTGTTTAGCGAACTGACTCCAAACATGCAGGCTACTCTGTATTGAGCAGCTAATTCCAAAGTCAAGGTGGAAGGAGCAAGAGGGGGCTGGGTATGGAACAGTCTCATGGAGGAAAAAGTTTAGTTATGGAAAAGATGGCAGCTTGGATGAAAGGCCCGTATTCAtttttccacaccatttatgCTGCTCTGTGCAGTCAGGCAAGCTCAAGGCTGTTCCACAGGGGATTGGAATGGGCAGAAAGGTGGGACTCCACATCCAACATGCAATCCTTCATGCAAAATGAACTCTGCAAAGGTAAATGAGAATGTGAGAAACAGAACAGTGCTGCAGATTTCAAAAGATTGGCTGTTAATTCAGAAGTTtcatggttttttgttttgccttaACTCTGTAGTTGCTACTCCCTCTGTCCTGTACAGGTTAAGGATTTTTCTGTTAACACACTGCTTCAACAACATGATGATTTAAACATGGCTTTGGATAGCTGTTACAGTGGTGATAATGTGGTCATTCCCCCTGGCGAATATAAGGCTGCTAAGCTCTCCATGTTAACCGAGGATATTGTTATTCAAGGTCAGCAATGCGTTCTGCTTACTTCTATCTTTATGTGTTGTAACTGTATAAAGCAGCCCTTCAGATAAGCAATTATTACAAGTTAAATAGAGGGTGAAGAAGGGAACTCACTGTGACTGAAACTGAAAACGTGACAGAATAAGTTATGCTAGTCACCCTAAAATAAAATACTGTGTAGCTGAATGCAGTATATAAGGAATTCAGTGACATTCGTTAAGAATCTACTGATATAGTGGTCTTGTTGGTAAATGGCAGCCTCCCTAGTTAACAAATGAATAGGGAAGTAGTAAATGGGATGACAAACTTTTTATATCCATTTTTTGACGTTAGCAGCTATTATTTTTTCCTTCAGGTTACTTAACCAAGAAGAAACAGAGAAGTAAAACCAAAACTCAATAATTAGTGCCAAAGTATATGTTCCTCTTCTGAAAGCCCTCTGAAAAAATTTCCTTGCTTGACCAACACAATAGTATTGATGCATTTAATAACTGGTTTAATAAGACTTTGTGGCcctcatttttaatgaggtgtaAACTGGTCCATCAATCATGCATATATAGTTTAGTGCAAATGTGAAGTTTCAGGCACAAATTAAGTTCACATGTCTGTGAATTGCAGGTGTAATGATACATTTGAAAATCTAAATTCTGTCATGTACACCGGCAGCTGATTTCAGGTGCAGAATTTAAGGTCTAGATCCTTTATTGTTTTTGACATTTAATAGGTTTTTCACTCTTCGGTACCCTTaacattatatttttaaaatactctcCATCTCATCTTTCAACATCTTAATGGCATCTTAAAGTGATGTACCCGGAAGTAcactttttcatttttgtaagCCCCTACATCAGAAGGTATTTGAGATCCAAGTCACTCCATAACTTGATGGATTTTCATTATTGTCACACTTGAATAAACAGTTAGTCAATAGCACTTGGTAAACTTATTTGGCAACAATCCAGGTGAACTCAAACTTCCTTTTGTATCCCAGTCATGGACACTGAGTTCTAAACTTCCATTTAACCTTCCAGAATATTCCTAAGCTGGTTTCTCTTAAATCTAGTTTAGTTAGGCCTTCCCGCCAGGAGTGTTTATTTAAAATTGATGAGAAACTAAAGAGTCTAGTAAATGTTCCTCGCATGGCACACCCAAACTGGATCTGTAACTTTGTGTCATGCTGTCTGAGTATTTGTCTCCCCAGATCTCCAAAATGGTAGCCTTCATCCCTAACCATCTCTGCTTTGCTTGCGTTAGGTGAACAAATGTATCCCTGCTACATGAACATACACACCCTTAGCTCATGCTGATATGACTTTGTCCATGAGAAAGACAATTAAGGCTATTGTTTACAGCAAATTGTTGGCATAAATTATGTTGCTTGGGGGTGTGAATAAATAATTCTTCTGAATGAGAGAAGTTACATTGACATAAGTGCCATTGTGAACAACCCCGTGTCACTGGAAGAGCTTCTCTTGCTTAGCAAAGCTTCTGCTACTCATGGACTGGAGCAGTTAAGCTAATGGTAAAGCTCTCTCTCTGTTGACTTAAGAGTGGCTACAGTAGTGATTTTACAGTAGTATGGCTGCACCTCTCAAAACTCTTAGCGTAACCATGCCCTTAATGTTAGCTGTTTTATGCCTTTTCCTTTGGGTAGATTGTGTGCATTTGTTTTAATTCCAGAGTACCAGAAGGGCACTTTGCCTTAATGGGATTTATACCACAGTATAACCAGATTCTATCACCTTTCCTTCAATGTGTTTGAGATTCTACTTATGAATGTAATGGCCACTTACGAATAATGTAACCATCACTAGCTTGTGAGAATAAAACATGTACTACAATATCAAATATTCTGCCTAAATAGTGAACTCTAATGATCACCAACAGGCAATCTCTTGCATTCAAACACTTCAATACATTGTTTCAACAAATCTGTTGATCCTTATTTGCTAAAGACTAGTGTTACTGTATAGATAGAACTATGTAATTTAAAATGCAAGATAGAATGATATATCGTGGTCAGTAATAAACTCAGAATAAGTAACTAAAGAAGttaaaggttcttttgaaatggCCTTGGCCTATTCCTAACTTGAAATCTGTGGCCGAACTTTTGGACCTTTCTGCAAATCATTTTGCTTCTGTTGTGGCTATATCAGTGTTGTCTCATAACACCAAGTGTTCACAGCACGGACGGCAAAAGACTATCCAGACTGTCTTCTCAGTTCATTTACTTATGCAGTTAGCTGAAGATAGTAGGGCCTTCTTTCTTTGCTTTGAATGAATGATTGGCTTCTGTTGTTTTCATCCCACACTTAGTGTTGCATTTGGTAAATCTGTTGTTCCCTtgaacatttttttatttttgatttattgTTAAAATTTTTTGATTCCAGCTGATCACACCTCCAAAGATCCTGACAATAAAGGTGGATTTAAGCAGTGTGTGTCATTTCCTTCCTGGTTCATTAAAGCAGATATGCATTTGCTGTTTGTAGTAAGCCTGTTCGGCAGATGGCTGCACACTGTGTGCAGGGCCTTCAAATCTTAGGTTTGCACCAGTAGGCAGCAGAGGTTTTGTGCTGTCCTCATCAGGGAGGCTTTAAAAGCTCAGACTCTGGTTCTGATGTTGAATCAGCTGTCCTGTGAAAGAATAGAGTAGACCTCTTTCAGTCTCAAAGCCATAAAAACAAGGAATAAATTCCACAATAAAAATCAGTTCAGAACAGATCACGGTCCATAACTTAAGACTATGACTTCTCTGAGTATTGAAGTCTGAAGTGCAAATAACATCAGCTCTGACCTGTGAACCTTTGATATAGAGGTAGATGTATTAAGAAACCTGCTGATGTAGGTTCTTCATTGGTGC containing:
- the SHCBP1L gene encoding testicular spindle-associated protein SHCBP1L isoform X2, which gives rise to MSKYLLEKLNMKEKWLGVWKTNPELFFINSEDVPIPFVGILVEVTCKPPQSTSSHLKASVSVAKPFSSNIANIPRELIDNVLDEMDHCVPLLEVYPVEGQDRLVFDIAQALDVVRFFYDFLWRDWDEDESCESYAALIEERIKLWCDIENGTIPTPIGQRFRKNLEKYKNIHLELIQFQSNIKEEPTAEEAIECWKKYYELVMLCGLLKIWEDLRLRAHGPLTPRILRRRRGYRDDEKLVTHIVAKTMTAEMVKDFSVNTLLQQHDDLNMALDSCYSGDNVVIPPGEYKAAKLSMLTEDIVIQGAGRPEEIVIVSEPTHESFVVSRAQNAKLMNLTLVQQGTVDGIVVVEAGHMTLANCVLKCEGTGVCVLTGASLTITNSEITGAQGAGVELHPGSTAILEGNKIHHCNNFKTSETSQGTLGGINIKVVPVPKLKMKNNHIYNNHGYGVTILHPMDHLSTTGGILEFTASGDAEEDTLSKLMHELSLEMHSNTLDDAKGLSIVNS